In one window of Coriobacteriia bacterium DNA:
- a CDS encoding type II toxin-antitoxin system RelE/ParE family toxin has translation MVDDESRDFILSVRFFRSAAGNEPVREWLSGLKREDRKAIGQDIKTAQYGWPLGMPLIRKLEPGLWEIRSHIPDGIARVLFTVGDGVMALLHGFVKKSQKIPPADLKTAQQRLADLRKE, from the coding sequence ATGGTTGATGATGAGAGCAGAGACTTTATCCTGTCCGTGCGGTTTTTCCGCTCGGCTGCTGGGAACGAGCCTGTTCGTGAGTGGCTCTCGGGTCTCAAACGCGAGGACCGCAAGGCTATCGGTCAGGACATCAAGACTGCACAGTACGGCTGGCCGCTCGGCATGCCGCTCATCCGCAAGCTCGAACCGGGGCTCTGGGAGATCCGCTCTCACATCCCGGACGGCATCGCCCGGGTGCTGTTCACGGTGGGTGACGGCGTCATGGCCCTCCTCCACGGTTTCGTGAAGAAGAGCCAGAAGATACCACCGGCCGACCTTAAGACCGCACAACAGCGGCTCGCGGACCTGCGAAAGGAGTGA
- a CDS encoding XRE family transcriptional regulator, translated as MKKEHIGSDFDDYLRDERLLEGAEATAVKRVIAFQISQEMARCNLTKSEMAHRMKTSRPALDRLLDPANPAVSLSTLERAAAAVGKRLKVELSS; from the coding sequence ATGAAGAAGGAACACATCGGCAGCGACTTCGACGACTACCTGAGAGATGAGCGTCTGCTTGAGGGTGCGGAGGCGACCGCCGTCAAGCGGGTCATCGCCTTCCAGATATCCCAAGAGATGGCGCGGTGCAACCTCACCAAGTCGGAAATGGCTCACCGTATGAAGACGAGCAGGCCTGCACTCGACCGGCTGCTCGATCCGGCCAATCCGGCGGTGTCGCTTTCCACTTTGGAGCGTGCTGCTGCGGCGGTTGGGAAGCGACTCAAGGTCGAACTTTCGTCATAG
- a CDS encoding HigA family addiction module antidote protein: MNIANTGQMKRRPTHPGEMLREDFLPDYELTVTGLATTVGVSRQSINELLRERRAVTTEMALRLSRLFGNSPEFWLNAQQAVDLWDASQAIKDDVARIKPLSVAK, translated from the coding sequence ATGAATATCGCCAACACAGGACAGATGAAGCGTCGTCCCACACATCCCGGTGAGATGCTGCGTGAGGATTTCCTGCCGGACTACGAGTTGACCGTCACCGGACTTGCGACGACCGTGGGCGTCTCTCGGCAGTCGATTAACGAGCTGCTCCGTGAGCGCCGCGCGGTGACTACCGAAATGGCGTTGCGACTGTCTCGGCTGTTCGGCAACTCGCCCGAGTTTTGGCTCAACGCCCAGCAAGCGGTCGATTTATGGGATGCCTCTCAGGCTATCAAGGACGATGTGGCACGTATCAAACCACTGAGCGTCGCGAAATAA
- a CDS encoding transglycosylase domain-containing protein, with translation MGDDVGPLQKYFGRYSLEARDVALVELEESLRQAGNQSQFYGQLANVLLAVSTIVGSLLAASSPPALGSLSQPQRMFITVAASAILAVLLMFFAEIQKTIVLSSRKVVTLRCALGLDYTHLQLTLQNWRIEGATNPFAIRLFPGWGSPAAFPFWVVCAIITGGCYFFLRDLQFTVEQTHVVIAWWISAVLVCAVLGVLFRQRLLDIHETLRLRIIYIIAGLLRIRLLTDFAGVLFRGKLAVSEMRRLGFESKWPKKLVVALEDNRFYEHGGVDLRALGRAVLSQFACYRRSHHASRSGASTLTMQLARTLLVEEYSKTARRKLMEILLATWLEDQFTKNELLDLYLVSVRFATDVNGLPAAIKYYFGSAKKRSTSPQEAFLLIERLSNVRNRILSDKIAAQIGLACERVEGFDSEGVSTLYEVLVSKQILDGHFGSAAA, from the coding sequence GTGGGCGACGACGTTGGGCCGCTTCAAAAGTACTTTGGGCGCTACTCGCTTGAAGCCCGGGATGTTGCGCTCGTCGAACTCGAAGAGTCGTTGCGCCAAGCGGGCAACCAGTCCCAGTTCTACGGGCAACTCGCGAATGTGCTCCTCGCAGTATCAACGATTGTTGGCTCGCTTCTAGCCGCGTCATCGCCTCCCGCGCTCGGGAGTCTTAGCCAACCACAGCGGATGTTTATCACTGTCGCGGCGTCGGCCATCTTGGCGGTCCTGCTGATGTTCTTTGCTGAGATACAGAAGACGATTGTGCTCAGCTCCAGGAAAGTCGTGACGTTGAGATGTGCGCTTGGTCTCGACTACACGCACCTCCAGCTGACGCTCCAGAACTGGAGAATCGAGGGAGCCACCAATCCCTTTGCCATTCGGCTATTTCCCGGATGGGGCTCGCCAGCCGCCTTCCCGTTCTGGGTGGTGTGCGCGATCATCACCGGCGGGTGCTACTTCTTCCTTCGTGACCTTCAATTCACCGTCGAACAAACTCATGTAGTCATCGCCTGGTGGATCAGCGCCGTGCTGGTCTGTGCCGTTCTCGGAGTCCTCTTCCGCCAAAGATTGCTTGATATCCACGAGACTCTGCGGTTGAGAATTATCTACATCATTGCGGGCCTGCTGAGGATTCGGCTCCTTACTGACTTCGCCGGCGTTCTCTTTCGAGGCAAGCTAGCGGTGTCAGAGATGCGGCGCTTGGGTTTTGAATCGAAGTGGCCCAAGAAGCTCGTAGTGGCGTTGGAGGACAATCGCTTCTACGAGCATGGGGGTGTGGATCTCCGGGCTCTCGGGCGAGCAGTTCTCTCCCAGTTCGCTTGCTATCGAAGGTCGCACCACGCTAGTCGAAGTGGCGCGTCGACGCTGACGATGCAGTTGGCGCGGACACTACTTGTGGAGGAGTACAGCAAGACGGCAAGACGCAAGCTGATGGAGATACTGCTGGCCACCTGGCTAGAAGATCAGTTCACTAAGAACGAACTGCTGGATCTCTATCTCGTGTCGGTGCGTTTTGCGACAGACGTCAACGGCCTTCCCGCAGCAATCAAATACTACTTCGGCTCGGCCAAGAAGCGCTCGACTTCCCCGCAAGAGGCGTTTCTTCTCATTGAACGCCTGTCAAATGTTCGAAATCGCATTCTCTCTGACAAGATTGCAGCCCAAATAGGATTGGCGTGTGAACGTGTCGAGGGCTTTGACTCTGAGGGCGTCTCGACACTGTACGAGGTGCTCGTATCGAAGCAGATACTAGATGGCCATTTTGGAAGCGCGGCTGCCTAA
- a CDS encoding AbrB/MazE/SpoVT family DNA-binding domain-containing protein: MTTVTISPKFQVVIPKRIRERLDLHPGQQVQAIEYGDRVEFVPVRPIASMRGFLAGIDTTVPRDEDRL; the protein is encoded by the coding sequence ATGACGACGGTCACAATCTCGCCCAAGTTCCAGGTTGTTATCCCCAAGAGAATCCGCGAAAGGCTCGACCTTCACCCGGGCCAGCAGGTGCAAGCCATCGAGTACGGCGACCGCGTCGAGTTCGTACCGGTACGCCCGATTGCAAGCATGCGCGGGTTCCTCGCAGGTATCGACACCACCGTTCCGCGCGATGAGGATCGACTGTGA
- a CDS encoding type II toxin-antitoxin system VapC family toxin yields MNVVDSSGWLEFFTAGPNAGFFAVALEAIDELIVPSVSIYEVFKRVLQQRGEGPALQAVALMQQGSVVDLTASSALAAARLSVEVGIPMADAIILSAARANSATFWTQDGHFEGMEGVEYVSARSD; encoded by the coding sequence GTGAACGTCGTCGACTCATCAGGGTGGCTCGAGTTCTTCACCGCAGGGCCCAACGCAGGCTTCTTCGCGGTCGCGCTTGAAGCGATCGATGAACTCATCGTGCCCAGCGTGAGCATATATGAGGTCTTCAAGCGAGTCCTGCAACAGCGCGGTGAGGGTCCGGCGCTTCAGGCTGTCGCGCTCATGCAACAGGGCAGCGTCGTTGATCTGACCGCATCATCAGCGCTGGCTGCTGCCCGGTTGAGCGTCGAGGTAGGAATCCCGATGGCAGATGCGATCATCCTATCGGCCGCTCGTGCCAACAGCGCCACGTTCTGGACCCAGGATGGGCACTTCGAGGGGATGGAAGGTGTCGAGTACGTCTCGGCGCGGTCAGACTAA
- a CDS encoding XRE family transcriptional regulator — protein sequence MAHRMKTSRPALDRLLDPTNPAVSLSTLERAATAVGKRLKVELSS from the coding sequence ATGGCTCACCGCATGAAGACGAGCAGGCCTGCCCTCGACCGGCTGCTCGATCCGACCAATCCGGCGGTGTCGCTTTCCACTCTGGAGCGTGCTGCGACGGCGGTTGGTAAGCGGCTCAAGGTCGAGCTTTCGTCATAG
- a CDS encoding metallophosphoesterase — translation MSAFFQHYHVAIIVVTAVVVFLLLFLYRVVSEAKDLCIRHIRLRIPDLDPRLEGFKIFFGADIHAGLPLRHRGMANLVTFINEQHADVILLGGDYVGGHFRGNEYFYPAIKNLEARYGTYAVMGNHDYWETEADADRLMAEAGVTLLRNANIRFEHNGAGVNIAGVDDLWAGKPNLEETATGIDQNEFAIMISHNPDIFADGLPNDNLGGFDLALAGHTHAGQITGFGKWAYAPTDHGKRYLKDWRIEDDVPILVTNGVGTIGFPIRFYAPAEIHIIELSRGPQEITNLDEGE, via the coding sequence GTGTCTGCCTTTTTTCAGCACTACCACGTTGCAATCATTGTCGTGACGGCAGTTGTTGTATTTCTCTTACTTTTCCTTTATCGTGTCGTGTCCGAAGCCAAGGATCTGTGCATCCGCCACATTCGACTCAGAATTCCCGATCTCGATCCGCGCCTCGAAGGATTCAAAATATTCTTCGGAGCCGACATCCACGCCGGCCTGCCTTTACGCCATAGGGGAATGGCAAACCTCGTCACGTTCATAAACGAACAACATGCCGATGTCATTTTGCTCGGTGGCGACTACGTCGGCGGGCACTTCCGCGGCAACGAATATTTCTATCCTGCCATCAAAAACCTCGAGGCACGTTATGGGACGTATGCCGTCATGGGCAATCACGACTATTGGGAAACCGAGGCGGATGCCGATCGTCTCATGGCCGAGGCGGGAGTGACACTTCTGCGCAACGCCAATATACGTTTCGAGCACAACGGGGCAGGAGTCAATATAGCCGGCGTCGACGATTTATGGGCGGGAAAGCCGAACCTCGAGGAGACGGCCACCGGCATCGACCAAAATGAATTCGCCATCATGATCAGCCACAATCCCGATATATTCGCCGACGGTTTGCCCAACGACAATCTCGGCGGATTCGACCTGGCGCTTGCCGGCCATACCCATGCGGGACAAATCACCGGATTCGGCAAATGGGCGTACGCACCGACAGATCACGGGAAACGCTATCTGAAAGATTGGCGAATTGAAGACGACGTGCCGATACTGGTCACCAACGGAGTCGGGACCATCGGATTCCCCATCAGGTTTTACGCCCCTGCAGAAATCCACATCATCGAGCTGTCGAGGGGCCCACAAGAAATCACCAACCTCGACGAAGGCGAATAA
- a CDS encoding ABC transporter ATP-binding protein: MDNAQNNASVSRELIRTDHLEKTYGEGSNATHALKDANITIHEGEFAAIIGQSGSGKSTLMNMIGLLDTPTSGEIFLRDKPLSKLSKIEKSALRNQMIGFVFQFHYLLPEFTVFENALMPLRIAQRDTSDDAVRRVEEILDLLGLKGLEHKNANELSGGQKQRVAIARALANRPSLILADEPTGNLDSKNTETVYDLFREINKEFGTGFVFVTHDYTIARRADRIIEIADGVLVDDKNKA, encoded by the coding sequence ATGGATAATGCACAAAATAACGCAAGCGTTTCACGCGAGCTCATACGGACCGACCATCTCGAAAAAACCTATGGCGAGGGATCAAACGCAACGCACGCGCTCAAAGATGCCAACATCACCATCCATGAAGGGGAATTCGCCGCGATCATAGGGCAATCGGGTTCGGGCAAGTCGACGCTGATGAATATGATCGGCCTTCTCGACACACCGACATCCGGCGAAATATTTCTCCGAGATAAGCCTCTTTCGAAACTATCGAAAATCGAGAAATCGGCGTTGCGAAATCAGATGATAGGATTCGTATTCCAGTTCCATTACCTACTCCCGGAATTCACCGTTTTCGAGAATGCGCTCATGCCGTTGCGAATCGCGCAAAGAGATACTTCCGATGATGCCGTTCGCCGCGTCGAGGAAATTCTCGACCTGCTCGGCTTGAAAGGCCTCGAGCATAAGAACGCCAACGAGCTTTCCGGCGGGCAAAAACAGCGCGTCGCCATCGCCCGGGCACTCGCGAACCGCCCCTCCTTGATTTTGGCGGATGAACCGACCGGCAACTTGGATTCGAAGAACACGGAGACCGTCTACGACCTTTTCCGCGAAATCAACAAAGAGTTCGGTACGGGATTTGTGTTCGTTACGCACGATTACACCATCGCCCGACGCGCAGACCGTATAATCGAAATTGCCGACGGAGTACTTGTCGACGATAAAAACAAGGCATAA
- a CDS encoding ABC transporter permease has translation MKSLKLSLLIALRFLKSEPVQSFFIMGGIAIGITTQIFVGTLIISLQNSLIDQTIGTSPQITLQAAKNSDPIVLNAHLKNALGIKTIAQSSILPVRTTTTLYSNDTESTSLSLIGGTLKDLDGVYRVTDHLITPKAKLGTTDIFLGKDFATAQNVKLGDSIVLRMQTGGTQTFTVAGIFDIGSAVFNERQAFANGETVRHLLGWRSDEYSAVQAQFIDPFTSKDTVAWLKTQFPELKITEWQGQNADLLKGLTSQSMSSYLIQGFVLIAIAIGIASTLAVAAVQKMKQIGILKAMGMSDRNAGAIFFFQALGLGIGGSTMGLILSFLAVKAFGLMPATFTIVLQPGLMVGSWIIGILVAMLSSAVPIVKTTRLDPIEVIQNG, from the coding sequence ATGAAATCATTGAAACTTTCCCTGCTCATTGCGCTGAGGTTCCTCAAGTCGGAACCGGTTCAGTCGTTTTTCATCATGGGCGGTATCGCCATCGGCATAACCACGCAAATCTTCGTCGGGACGCTCATCATATCGCTACAAAATTCTCTCATAGACCAAACCATCGGCACAAGTCCGCAAATCACCTTGCAAGCTGCGAAGAATTCCGACCCGATCGTCCTGAACGCCCATTTGAAAAACGCCCTCGGCATAAAGACCATCGCGCAGTCCTCGATCCTCCCCGTCAGAACGACCACGACCCTCTACAGCAATGACACCGAATCCACCTCGCTCTCACTTATCGGAGGCACGCTCAAAGATCTCGACGGCGTTTACCGTGTCACCGACCACCTGATCACTCCGAAGGCGAAGTTGGGCACCACAGACATCTTTCTGGGAAAAGACTTCGCAACTGCTCAAAACGTAAAACTCGGCGATAGCATTGTGTTGAGAATGCAAACGGGTGGCACCCAAACGTTTACCGTCGCCGGCATCTTCGACATCGGATCGGCCGTGTTCAACGAGCGACAAGCATTCGCAAACGGTGAGACCGTCCGGCACCTGCTGGGTTGGCGCAGCGATGAGTATAGCGCCGTCCAGGCTCAATTCATCGATCCGTTTACTTCGAAGGATACCGTAGCTTGGCTTAAAACGCAGTTTCCCGAATTGAAGATAACCGAATGGCAGGGACAGAATGCAGATTTGCTCAAAGGGCTCACCAGCCAATCCATGTCGAGTTATCTCATACAAGGTTTCGTGCTGATTGCGATAGCCATAGGTATCGCATCGACGCTTGCCGTCGCGGCTGTGCAGAAAATGAAGCAGATCGGCATTTTAAAGGCGATGGGCATGTCGGATAGAAATGCCGGGGCAATTTTCTTCTTCCAAGCGCTCGGACTCGGAATCGGAGGATCGACGATGGGTCTCATCCTGTCTTTCCTCGCCGTCAAAGCGTTCGGTCTCATGCCTGCAACCTTTACCATAGTTCTGCAACCGGGGCTCATGGTCGGCTCTTGGATCATCGGCATTCTCGTCGCAATGCTCAGCTCCGCGGTACCGATCGTCAAAACGACTCGTCTCGACCCGATCGAGGTCATTCAAAATGGATAA